A single window of Bacteroidota bacterium DNA harbors:
- a CDS encoding glycosyltransferase: MRICFVNTNKDWGGAEKWHLEMAVHLSSKGHDVLALVYPASPLFQKLKKNGISCIPVKSGNLGFLNPFRIATYKRIFKESYTETVILNLPSDLKTAGKAARKAGVKHIIYRRGSAIPIRNTWLNRYIFSHYVDFIITNSKETGRTILKNNPALFDPEKIKVIYNGIDLTSLDNRITKELFQKQQEQILLGNLSRLSHQKGLGYLIQIAGLLRDKGLNFHLYLAGDGELKNELQEQVRRMNLADHITFLGFVEDTKSFLNSIDILLVTSIWEGFGYSIAEGMACSKPVVAFDISSNPELITDNETGYLIEPFDIKAFAEKTIKLANDKILRHTFGKAARIKVEEQFEISQAFRSLEKFVSEL, translated from the coding sequence ATGAGGATCTGTTTTGTAAACACCAATAAGGACTGGGGAGGTGCAGAGAAATGGCACCTTGAAATGGCTGTCCACTTATCGTCCAAAGGGCATGATGTGCTGGCGCTGGTCTATCCCGCCAGTCCCCTGTTTCAAAAGCTAAAGAAAAACGGGATTTCATGCATTCCGGTGAAATCAGGAAACCTGGGCTTCCTTAATCCATTCAGGATAGCCACTTACAAGCGTATCTTCAAAGAATCCTATACCGAAACCGTAATCCTGAATCTGCCTTCCGATCTTAAAACTGCCGGAAAGGCTGCCCGGAAAGCAGGTGTTAAACACATTATTTACCGAAGAGGAAGCGCCATACCCATAAGGAATACCTGGCTGAACCGCTACATTTTCAGCCATTACGTTGATTTTATAATCACCAACTCGAAGGAAACCGGTCGTACCATCCTGAAAAACAACCCGGCACTCTTTGATCCGGAAAAAATAAAAGTGATCTACAACGGTATTGACCTTACATCCCTTGACAACAGGATAACCAAGGAACTTTTTCAGAAACAGCAGGAACAAATCCTCCTGGGAAACCTGTCGAGGCTGTCGCACCAAAAAGGGCTGGGATACCTTATTCAGATCGCAGGATTGTTGCGTGACAAAGGATTAAATTTCCATCTGTACCTTGCCGGTGATGGTGAACTAAAAAATGAGCTCCAGGAACAGGTAAGACGAATGAACCTTGCAGACCATATAACTTTTTTAGGGTTTGTTGAGGATACAAAGTCATTTTTGAATTCTATCGACATACTGTTGGTCACCTCAATTTGGGAAGGATTCGGGTATTCCATCGCAGAAGGTATGGCTTGCTCAAAACCGGTGGTAGCATTCGATATCAGCAGCAATCCCGAACTAATTACTGATAATGAAACCGGGTATCTTATCGAACCATTCGACATAAAAGCATTTGCAGAGAAAACCATAAAGCTTGCCAATGACAAGATCCTGCGTCATACCTTCGGTAAAGCGGCAAGAATAAAGGTCGAAGAACAATTCGAGATATCACAGGCATTCAGGAGCCTTGAAAAGTTTGTATCTGAACTTTAG